One Aegilops tauschii subsp. strangulata cultivar AL8/78 chromosome 2, Aet v6.0, whole genome shotgun sequence genomic window, AGTCCGCTCAATAATCTCGCATTTTTCTCAAGCAGCATCCTTGAGCCTGAAGTTTAAAGACTGCAAATGGCCGCACAAATTGCTTGCAGCTGCCGCTAGCTGGTCCGTAGACAAGATTTTCAAGTGTGCGCGCGAGTCCACAGTTGCTGCCGTGGCGAGCATGCACGGTTGCACGGATGCACCACAGCTCAAGATTGCCCTCCCGTATGGGTATGGCACTTAACTTGAAGGAGGGGACCTCCAGATTTTTAATTTCTGTTCTGTATTTTCTTTTCTTCATCTTGTGTCTGATAAAAATATCACGTACAGTACACTGCACGACAGGCATTTGTGTCTATTATTGGCGTGGGCTAACCATGTGGGGCACCTGTCTCCTTTGTTGGCAGGAAGCCTGGCGCGCTAATTATCAGCCCAAAACCTTAGCACTAGTTTAACCGAAGCAGCCTAAACTTATACTGATGTAAGTACAATCAGAATAAATTGATGCCCAAGTCTACGACTAGAGGAGGCACAACGAATTCTTCTCCAATGATATGCGACCAGTCTAGTATAGTTGCTAATTGTATTTTTCGAGTGTTTTCAAGTACGGCTACATTTCTAGTCGTCACAGAATATCACAACTCTTTCTTTGAACTTGAAAAATATCTCAACTTACAACAACAGGGACGTTCCAGACAGATGTCTCCTTCGGGACCTGGTCGACCTCGCCCGGACATACCACGATTGCCGTCGTTTTCCTCTCAGTGGAGCCGATCGCAGTATTGCCCGACCCGTGGGCGCACCGGACCACAGTACTCCGACCCCGTTGCCGTGTCCGTCTCCACGCACCATATATACCCGAGCCTTCCCCTTCTTTCTTCACCCAACTCGCTcgctctcctcttcctccctcctcgcACCACCAAGCTCAGCTCTGCTCTGCTCCGCAATTTGCTCGAAAGTCACCTACTCAGACATACCATGGCGCCATCAGTGGCCTGCTCCTTCTTCTTCGACAACGAGCTGCTCGGCGAGCCCGGCATGCCGGCGATGGACACGTGCGCGCTCTGCGCCAAGCCGCTGGCGCGCGACAGCGACGTCTTCATGTACAGAGGGGACACGCCCTACTGCAGCGACGAGTGCCGCGACGAGCAGATGCACCTCGACGCCGTCTGCGCCAAGCAGGCCGCGCGGAGGCAGCAGCGGTTCTCGGCGGGGACGGAGTCCCACCGTCGGCAGCGGCAGTCCAGGAACGTGTCGGTCGCAAGCTAACCGGCTGGCCGCTAAAAGTTTTGCTTGGATCGACAAGATCTAAATTCAGAAGAATACAACATCTGTTCCTTCAAAAAAGAATACAGCGTCTGTATTCTGAAGAAtcgtcgtcgtctccgtctctCCGGCCGGTGCTCTAGCCTGGTGCGGTGGAGGCACCGGAGGCAGCTTGGCGCCGCCTACAGGAGGCAAGGCAGGGCAGCCGGCAGCAGCATCAGGCGGCACGAAGCATGTGTCCATGGCAAGCTATTTAGGCTGCCCAGATGGGAGGAAATTGTACTTGTTCTCGGTCGAAAACAGAAAAGTAATCGCCATGGATCTGATGAGAGCAATCAAACATGATTAACATTTTGTTTTaacttctactccctccgtccgaaaatactatATCTAGATACATCTTCATTTATCTATTTTGATGACAAATATTTCTAGACGAAGGGAATACGTACTAGTATTTGGGTCGCCCTTCTGCGCCTCTCTTTTAGTTTCACTTTAATGACTGGATCATGTTTGGTTTTGGGTACCACATCCACATGCAACAGCAGTGTCACTGTAAATACATCATGGCAACCAACCTACAAATTATCATGCCCCTAAATTTTGTTATGCTTTTCGGATTTATAGCATCTCTAATGTTTCTAGTGATAT contains:
- the LOC109765777 gene encoding FCS-Like Zinc finger 2; this translates as MAPSVACSFFFDNELLGEPGMPAMDTCALCAKPLARDSDVFMYRGDTPYCSDECRDEQMHLDAVCAKQAARRQQRFSAGTESHRRQRQSRNVSVAS